The uncultured Fretibacterium sp. genome includes the window GGTGTGCATGGTACGCACGCCATGCCCTCGCCAGCCTGCCCATGCCCTCACCCATACAATCCAGGGGGATCCTGGCGTAGGAGAGGCGGAAGGCCCGGTCGCCCCTGTTGTCCCCATCCGGAAAGAACACGCTCCCGGGGATGAGGCCGATCCCCTCGTGCTGCACGGCGTACCGTGCAAATGCGGCGGAGTTGAAGCCCCTCATATCGTCCGGCCCCTGTCCCCAGATGAAAAAGCCCCCTTTGGGCCGGTTCGTCCGCAGCCCGAACGGGGTCAGCCGTTCTTCTGCGAGGCGCAGCATCCTGTCCCGACGGCTTCGGTACTCCCTGCGGAGGCCCTCCACATGTTTTTCGAAATCCAACGTGCGCATCAGATGCAGGATGGCCCTCTGCATGAGCAGTGCCGGCCCCAGGCCGTCGCAGATGCACAGGGCAAGGAAAACATCCCGCAGGGCGGGAGGTACGACAGCCCAGCCGATGCGCAGGCCCGGCGCGACGATCTTGGAGAACGAGTTACAGTGGATGACGCGCCGGTCGTCGCCGGCGAGCTCCAGATAGCTTGTCGGGACCGGACCGTCGTAGCCAAGATAGTGATAGGGGTCATCTTCGACGATGGCGACGTCGTGTCTGCGGAGGATGTCCAGAACGCGCAGCCTGCGTTCCATCGGCGTCGTACAGCCGCTGGGGTTCTGGAAATTGGGGATCGTATAGAGGAATCGAGCCTCCTTCAGCTGCGGCGTCCGTTCGAGCTCCTCGGGAAGGATCCCCTCGTCGTCCGTTGGGACCGGCACGCAGATCGCCCCCTGGCGGCGAAACGTGAGAAGGCTGTCGCTGTAGGTCGGTCCTTCGACCAGCACGACCGTCCCCTCGTCGATCAATGCCTCGGCTGCCAGGCTGATGGCGCCTGCGGCCCCATGGGTGATGACGACATTCTCCGGACCGACCCAATCCGGGGCCATATCGTCCCTGCTCATGCGCTCGGCGATCCAGGCTCGCAGGTCGAGGTCCCCAAGGTCGTCGTGGTAATAGGCCCAGATCATCCCCTCACTCAGCGCCCTTTCCACAGCGCTCCGGAAGGCATTCTTGGGAAATGCCTCGTCCGGCGGCTCCCCCGCGCCGAACGACAGGGCTCCGTTCGTCTCGACCAAGGCGATGATCTCGCTGATTCCGGAGAACTCCAGTCGCTCTCGGGCCATGGCGCTGAGCTGTCGGCGGAATGAGAAGTCGTCGTTGTCCATGTCGCATCCTCCAATAAAATAAAGTATCTTTTTTTGTTTTTTATCTACTAATGTTTCATAATGATAACATCGGAAGGAGCTTTTTGCCAGGGGGGTTCCCAGTCCCAAATCCGCAGGTTGCGATAGTCTTATGAAGAATAAAGTGAGTTGTTGCATAGCTTGAGCTAATTCTCATTTTGCACCAGTCAGGGCCGGCGGAAAACGTGCAAAACCTGTCCTTGTCGCAGGTTAAAGATTTTGTCCGTGGATTTTGGCCTGTCTTGAGACGAAAAAAGCGGGGCCGTCGGCCCCGCTCCCCGTAAGGGGGGTTCGTTCGATTTTCGTTTACTGTCCCAATGCCTTGTTCAGCAGGTCGACGGCGACCCTGGCGGCGTCCATGGTCCCCTCCTGCCAACGGCGCATCCAGAAGGAGTAGAGCCAGGCCTCGGCGGACGTGTCCGCCTCGTAGAGGGAGAACGAGCCATCCGTGAGCTCGATGTCCATGGCCTCCATATAGTAGGGTTTGTCCCCGATCTCCGGAAAGCCCGCAAGGTGGAAGATCGCACCCCCGTTAAGCGGAGTATACTTCTGGGCGAGTATTTTCTGGAACTTCTTCTGCCAGTCCGCCGTGTTCACGACGGCGTCGTAATAGCGGGGCAGCTCCTTGAGTATCCCTTCGAGCTCGAGCGGCTTGACGACATTGCTCACGGCGCTCTTGACGGCGTTGTCCATCGTGGGGATTCCGCTCTGGCCCGAGAGGAGAAAGGCGACGATGGGGCCGACCTCCGTGTTCAGGTCGCCATTACCCCCCTCTCCGTCCTCCATGGCCCTGTTAACCAGACGGGCGATGCGGATCCTGCCGCGGAGCAGCCCCATGAAACGGGCGTCCTTTAGGATCTCCTCGACGTCGAACTCGCTGGACTTGACCTGCAGGTTTCCCTCGCTCAGGTTCAGGGCCTTGGCCGCATCGACATAGCTTTGAATGTCCTGGACCGTCCGACTCTCCGCGGGGGCCGACGACAGGAGGAACATCGCCGCGGCAAGGAACGGGAGGAGCAGAAGAAACATCGTCTTTTTCATCGAGAAACGCACCTTCCTTTGATTTGATTGAATGGAGTGATGTGACGGTGAGACTCTGCGGACATTGTATCCCATCGCCAGGGGAGGGCAAGGATGGTTTTTCCCGCCCTCGCGGGGGATGGGGGATGTGCAGGCACGTCCCCTATTCCTGAAAGCCCCTTTTTCGCGGGCTTTGCCCGCCCCGAGCCTGGAATTATGAGGTACAATAAAAAAGTGTCGGCCATATCGTCCCTTGGAATTTTCTCCCCCGTGCCGACGCGCCGATCGTCTCATCTTATAGGTCAAATATAGGACAAACACAAATATAGGACAAACAGGAGGTTGCTTCACGATGGCCCTGGTTACGTGCAAATTGTGCCGAAAGGTTTTTACCGCGGCGGGAGGCCGGACATGCCCCGATTGCAAGAAGAGGCTCGACGACCTTTACATGAAGGTCCGCGATTTTCTGAGGGACAACCCCAAGATGGAGTTCAACGTAGACACGCTGTCCGCCTCCTTGGATGCCGACATCCGGGACATCCAGGCGCTGGTGGATATGGGGTACCTGGATCGGGATTTCAAGGCGAATTTGTCCGGTGAGGAGTCCTCGCGGCAGAAGCTGGCGTTGGAGCTGGAGAAGTCCCTGAACGAGATGAAGGCCGCGGCGGCGTCCCATGCCCAGAAGGGCGCCGTCACCTACGGGCAGCAGCTCTACAGCGACAAGACCAGGAGGCGCTAGGACGCTCGATGGACCTCTCCCTGGAGTCTTTTCTGCCCGTCCTTGCCGCGGTCCTGGGCGCCTGCATGGGGTCCTTTCTCAACGTCGTCGCCCACCGCAGCCTGGAGGGGCGGCCCTGGTGGGGGAGCGAGCGCTCCATCTGCGAGTCCTGCGGACGCGTCCTCTCCTCGTCGGAGCTCGTTCCCATCCTCTCTTGGGTGGCGCAGCGCGGGCGGTGCCGTGGGTGCGGCGCGCGCGTCTCCCCGCGCTACCTGGTGGTCGAGCTCATCGGGGCCCTTGCGGCGGCGGGGACCGCGTGGCGCTGGGGCGTTTCCTGGGCCTTTCTCATCTCCCTGGTCGGGACCTTCGGTCTGCTGCTGAGCGCCCTCACAGACTACGAGGCCGGGGAGGTCTTCGACGCCTTTGCCCTGTCCATGGGGATAAGCGGCATCCTGATTCGCCTGGTGGGGGGGCGCGACGCCATCCTGGCGGGGCTTCTGGGGGCGGCCGTTGGATGGGGGATCTTTGCCGTCATCATCCTTGCCAGCCGCGGGGGCATGGGATGGGGCGACGCCTGCTTCATGGCCGGGATCGGCGCGATCCTCGGCTGGCGCCTCACCCTCCTGGCCTTCTACCTCGGCATCATGGCCGGAGGTGTGGGGATAGTCGTCCTCATGATCCGCGGAAAGGTCCGCTGGGGGCGGGGGGACTCCATCCCGCTGGTGCCCTATTTGGCCGTCGGATGTTACCTTACGCTCATCTGGGGACCTCAGGCGCTTGCGTTCCTCGGGGAGCGCTTCGGAGTCCCGGAGGCCTTTCTGCCCCCCTGGCCGTTCCGCTGAGGGCCTGGGCATACGATGCTCATCGGCAGGGAACCTGCTTTTGATACAATATTGTTAAATTTTCGATCTATACTTTGAATGCTGGAAGGAGTGTAGTGACTATGCGACTTTGTGTTTCTGAGGGCTGCAGGTGGGGAAGGCGGCTTGCCGCACTGCTCGTCTTCGTGATGGTGCTTCAGCTTCCTGTTGTCACGAGGGCTCAGGAAAAGGCGGCATGCTCGGCCGAGACGATTACGGACCAGGCGAACCGTGAGGTGAAAGTCGGGTTTCCCTCCGAGAGGATCGTCTGTCTTCAGCACCATTCCCTGGATATCATCACTCAAGTAGGAGGCCAAAAGTCTCTTGTCGGTGTTGTGAAGGGATGGGAGAGACTGCTGGGCAGTTACATGAGGGATGTCTTGCCGGGCATAGAGGACCTGCCGACGCCGGGAAACCTCAACGACTGTAACGTCGAGGAGATTGCGAAGCTCAAACCCGACCTGGTGATTGTTGCGGTGCAGTTTGATAAGGGCAAAATCGCACAGCTCGAGAGATTGGGAATTCCGGTTCTCGTCGTGGCTTTGCGCACGTGGCAGGGGGAGCAGAAGGAGGCGCAGAGTCCGGAGCTTGCCGATCCGGATACTGCTTATACCTTGGGCTGCAAATGGGCGGTCGAGACCCTTGGCCGGCTGACGGGACGCGAGAAACAAGCGGAGGCCCTCTGGCACTTCGCCATGGAGAACAGGAAATATGTCGAAGATCGTCTGGGCGATGTCCCCGACGCCCAGCGGATACGGGTGTTCATTGCCAACGAGAACAACATGACTTACGGTACCGGAAAGTATGTCAGCTGTCAGCTGGAGAGGGCCGGAGCCGTCAATGTCGCGGCGAAGGAGCTGAAGGGCTACAAAGAGGCGAACTTCGAACGGGTCGCCAAGTGGGATCCGGATGTCATCATCGTTCAGGATCGCAATAAGGCGGTCTATGATGAGATTCTATCCTCCGAAAAATGGAAGCCTGTCAATGCAGTCAAACACGGACGGGTTTACCTTGCACCGAGCTGGACCAAAATATGGGGTAATCCGGGCCCCGATTCGATCGCTCTTGGAGAGCTTTGGTTGGCAAACCGCTTTTATCCCGAACGCTTTGACGAATCCGTCTTGAAAAATAAAGTGGAGCGCTTCTATGGGGAATTTTACGGAATTCCCTTCAAGGGGGATTTTTGAAGAACGAGCACGTATCCCGAAGCCTTTGCCTCGGTTTTCGGGCCGCCCTGGTTCTGATCCCAGTGGGCGTTGCTTTTGCCTCTTTGATGATTGGCCCCTACGATATCGGTCCTCTGGAGGTTCTGGAAATCCTGTCGGAAAAGCTCCGGTCGGGCTGGGAGGTATCGGATAGGATGGCGTCTGGCATGATTTGGCAGGTCCGATTGCCTCGAATTATGGCATCGGCCATGATTGGCGCCGGTTTGAGCGTTTCTGGCGCCGTTTTTCAGGGATTGTTCAAGAATCCCCTGGCCTCTCCCTATACGCTGGGGGTCTCGAACGGTGCAGGTTTTGGTGCGGCCCTGGCTATTCTTCTATCTGCAGGAGCGGTTCTCGTCCAGTTTTTTGCCGTTGGGTTCGGGATACTTTCCTTGGGTATCGTCTTCGTTCTCGCAGCCCGCAGCAGGCGGTCCGCTGTGACGCTTGTTCTCGCGGGAATGCTTGTTGGCGCTCTCTTTTCGTCGCTCATCTCCCTGCTCAAGTTCATCGCCGACCCTTATGAAAAATTGCCGCAGATCGTCTTCTGGCTCATGGGCTCCTTTTCCTCGGTCGACTACCCCGAGCTTCGGCGGATTCTGCTCCCTTACATCATATCCTTGACCGTCCTGTATCTTTTTCGATGGCGGCTCAACATCCTGAGCCTGGGGGACCGGGAGGCCCAGTCCATGGGAGTGAACGTAAGGGCAAACCGCGCTGTCGTCATTACGGCCGGCAGCACGCTGACCGCCCTTTCAGTCAGTGTGGCGGGCGTTGTCGGTTGGGTGGGTATTGTCGTCCCTCATCTAGCCAGGCTCCTGGTGGGGCCGGACTTCCGAGTGCTGCTTCCGGTAAGTGCCTCTCTGGGGGCTTCATATTTGATCCTCATCGACGGAATATGCCGAACGCTTACCGCCTCGGAAATTCCCTTGGGGGTCATTACGGGTATTATTGGTGCGCCTCTGTTCATTTATTTTATCTACAAGGGAAGGGTGAACTGGTGATGCGGCTGGAGGTGCGGGATCTGAGCTTCGAATACCGTAGGGGACAGGCTATACTGGACGGTATTTCGTTTGCTTACTCGGCGCCGGATGTCCTCTGCATTCTGGGAGAGAATGGGACGGGGAAGAGTACGCTTCTCAAATGTATCGTAGGGGAGCTTCGCGGTAGCCTCGGAGAGATCCTCATTGATGGGGTTCCCGTGAAAAATTACGGGGCACGGGCTCTGGCCGCGAAAATAGCCTACCTTCCGCAGGCACACGTGCCCTTCTTTCCCTTCCCCGTACTGGATATCGTCGTCATGGGGCAGATCTCACGCATGGGGTACCTGGCCAATCCCGGTGCCGAGGAAGAAAAAAAGGCCATGGAAAAACTGGAGTTCTTAAATATCGCCCACCTTTATGACAAGCCCTACACGAACATTTCCGGCGGAGAGCGCCAACTGGTGCTGCTGGCCACGGCTCTGGCTCAGGAGCCGGAGGTGTTGATCCTGGATGAGCCCACCGCCCATCTGGATTTCGGGAATCAGTTTCGCTTCCTTCGGTTGATAAAAAACTTGAGAGAGCAGGGGATAGGGATTATCATGACGACCCATTTTCCTGACCATGCGCTCGACGTCGGGGGAACTACAGCGGTTCTGCAAAAAGGACGACTGGCCGCATGGGGCACGTCGGACGAGGTGATCGACAGCGTACTGCTGTCCGAGGTCTACGGTCTTGATGTCGAGATCGGGTGCTTTGGAGGACAGAAGTTCTGCCGGGTGCGGTCCTGAGGGATGAACCCAATCAAAAAACTGGTCACAAAGGGATTTTTTTCTCTCTTCCCTACATCTCCCTTCCCTGGTGCATGAGCCTGCGGTAATATAGAGAATTGCAAGCATAAAGAAACGAACGCTCTTGCAGCGTCCGTTTCCTGCTCGTCG containing:
- a CDS encoding PLP-dependent aminotransferase family protein, which gives rise to MDNDDFSFRRQLSAMARERLEFSGISEIIALVETNGALSFGAGEPPDEAFPKNAFRSAVERALSEGMIWAYYHDDLGDLDLRAWIAERMSRDDMAPDWVGPENVVITHGAAGAISLAAEALIDEGTVVLVEGPTYSDSLLTFRRQGAICVPVPTDDEGILPEELERTPQLKEARFLYTIPNFQNPSGCTTPMERRLRVLDILRRHDVAIVEDDPYHYLGYDGPVPTSYLELAGDDRRVIHCNSFSKIVAPGLRIGWAVVPPALRDVFLALCICDGLGPALLMQRAILHLMRTLDFEKHVEGLRREYRSRRDRMLRLAEERLTPFGLRTNRPKGGFFIWGQGPDDMRGFNSAAFARYAVQHEGIGLIPGSVFFPDGDNRGDRAFRLSYARIPLDCMGEGMGRLARAWRAYHAHRHENRE
- a CDS encoding prepilin peptidase, which translates into the protein MDLSLESFLPVLAAVLGACMGSFLNVVAHRSLEGRPWWGSERSICESCGRVLSSSELVPILSWVAQRGRCRGCGARVSPRYLVVELIGALAAAGTAWRWGVSWAFLISLVGTFGLLLSALTDYEAGEVFDAFALSMGISGILIRLVGGRDAILAGLLGAAVGWGIFAVIILASRGGMGWGDACFMAGIGAILGWRLTLLAFYLGIMAGGVGIVVLMIRGKVRWGRGDSIPLVPYLAVGCYLTLIWGPQALAFLGERFGVPEAFLPPWPFR
- a CDS encoding ABC transporter substrate-binding protein is translated as MKVGFPSERIVCLQHHSLDIITQVGGQKSLVGVVKGWERLLGSYMRDVLPGIEDLPTPGNLNDCNVEEIAKLKPDLVIVAVQFDKGKIAQLERLGIPVLVVALRTWQGEQKEAQSPELADPDTAYTLGCKWAVETLGRLTGREKQAEALWHFAMENRKYVEDRLGDVPDAQRIRVFIANENNMTYGTGKYVSCQLERAGAVNVAAKELKGYKEANFERVAKWDPDVIIVQDRNKAVYDEILSSEKWKPVNAVKHGRVYLAPSWTKIWGNPGPDSIALGELWLANRFYPERFDESVLKNKVERFYGEFYGIPFKGDF
- a CDS encoding iron ABC transporter permease, whose amino-acid sequence is MKNEHVSRSLCLGFRAALVLIPVGVAFASLMIGPYDIGPLEVLEILSEKLRSGWEVSDRMASGMIWQVRLPRIMASAMIGAGLSVSGAVFQGLFKNPLASPYTLGVSNGAGFGAALAILLSAGAVLVQFFAVGFGILSLGIVFVLAARSRRSAVTLVLAGMLVGALFSSLISLLKFIADPYEKLPQIVFWLMGSFSSVDYPELRRILLPYIISLTVLYLFRWRLNILSLGDREAQSMGVNVRANRAVVITAGSTLTALSVSVAGVVGWVGIVVPHLARLLVGPDFRVLLPVSASLGASYLILIDGICRTLTASEIPLGVITGIIGAPLFIYFIYKGRVNW
- a CDS encoding ABC transporter ATP-binding protein, whose translation is MRLEVRDLSFEYRRGQAILDGISFAYSAPDVLCILGENGTGKSTLLKCIVGELRGSLGEILIDGVPVKNYGARALAAKIAYLPQAHVPFFPFPVLDIVVMGQISRMGYLANPGAEEEKKAMEKLEFLNIAHLYDKPYTNISGGERQLVLLATALAQEPEVLILDEPTAHLDFGNQFRFLRLIKNLREQGIGIIMTTHFPDHALDVGGTTAVLQKGRLAAWGTSDEVIDSVLLSEVYGLDVEIGCFGGQKFCRVRS